Within the Novosphingobium pentaromativorans US6-1 genome, the region TGCGCTCGATGATGCAGGCCATGCTCGGCTGAGAGACAGGACGGGCGCGCTGCAGCTGCGGCGCGCCGCCTAGGCCGTCACGGCCTGAACCGCCTAGCAGATTTACTGGCGGACCGGATCGGCCAAACGCGCCATGATCGCCGCGACATAGGCCTGCGTCTCGCGAATGCGCGGGATGCCACCGGCCTGCTGCACGCGCATCGGCCCTGCATTGTAGGCCGCCAGCGCCTTCTCGATATCGCCGCCGAAAGCGTCCAGCTGCATGCGCAGGTATCGCGCGCCGCCTTCCAGATTCGCCATGGGATCGGCGGCATCGACCCCCATCTGCCGCGCGGTGCCGGGCATGAGCTGGGCGAGACCGCGCGCGCCGACGGGGGAAACCGCCTTTTCGTTCCAGCGGCTTTCCTGCCAGACCACGGCTTCGAGCAGGCTGGGGCTGATGTCATACTTCGCCGCCAGCTCGGCCACGCGTGTCCGCCAGCGCGAAGGCCCGGCGGCATCGAGGGCATGGGTGATCGACTGGGGCTCCAGCCCGGCGTCGAGATGCTCGGGAACCGCTAGTGCTTCGCCGGCCAGGGCCTCCTGCCCGGGAAGCTGGACCGGACCGCCTGCAATCCAGGTGAAGCCGCCCTCGCCCACTT harbors:
- a CDS encoding lytic transglycosylase domain-containing protein; this encodes MRNAIIAALGATILAIPGVACADVLQVGEGGFTWIAGGPVQLPGQEALAGEALAVPEHLDAGLEPQSITHALDAAGPSRWRTRVAELAAKYDISPSLLEAVVWQESRWNEKAVSPVGARGLAQLMPGTARQMGVDAADPMANLEGGARYLRMQLDAFGGDIEKALAAYNAGPMRVQQAGGIPRIRETQAYVAAIMARLADPVRQ